A stretch of DNA from Microbacterium croceum:
CGGGCGCAGACTCGACGGTCGCACCGCGGCGTCGCCGAGGCGTTCGATCAGCTCGTCGTCGCGGAACAGCTCATCGACGTACGGCCAGACATCGGCGTTCGCGCGGATGATCCGCGCCCGCGACTCCTCGGTGCCTCCGGCCAGGCGCAGCATCCACTGCACCGCGTGGTCGCGGTGATAGTCGACCTCTTTGAGTGACTTCTCCGCGATCGCCGCGAAGGTCGCATCGCTGCTCGCCCGCAGCGCGGAGTACAGCTCGAACATGTAGGTGGCGGCCACGAACTGCCGCGCGATGGTCTGGGCGAAGTCGCCGTTCGGCTGCTGCACGATCCACGCGCAGCGGAACGCCGGCTCATCGCGGAAGAACGCCAGATCATCTTCGCTGCGGCCGTCGAACGAACCGGCGTAGTGCAGGAACGACCGGGCATGGCCGAGAAGGTCCAGGGCGATGTTGCCCAGCGCGACGTCCTCCTCCAGCTCGGGAGCCCGGGAGATCCACGCACCCAGCTGCTGCGAGAGGATCAGCGCATCGTCCCCGAGACGCAGGGCGTACTCGGCGATGTCGGCGGATGCGGCCACGGCGCCGACGCCGGAGAGCTCCTGGGAGAGCTGGAGCTCATCGACCGAGACGTCGCCGTGCGCGTCGGCCTCCGGGATGGGTCCCTGAGCTTGTCGAAGGGTCACAGGTGCGGCACCCCCTCGGACGCCGTGTAGTACACGGCGTGACGGTAGTTCTTTCCGGCGGGGCTCTCGAAGTACGCGCCCTTGGCATCGGGGTCGCTCGTGGTGATGGCATCCGCGGGCGCGACCCAGATCGAGACGCCCTCTCCGCGACGCGTGTAGAGGTCGCGCGCATTGCGGATCGCCATCTCGGCATCCGGCGCGTGCAGCGACCCGACGTGCACGTGGCTCAGACCGCGGTTCGCGCGCACGAACACCTCCCACAGCGGCCACAATTCCCGACCCTGGGTCCCTGGGGCCTGTCCTGAGCCTGTCGAAGGGTCGGCGCCCGGGGTCGCCATCACGCCACCGCCGTCGAGGTGACGGCCTGCTTGCGGGCGTACTCGGCTGCGGCCTCCCGCACCCACGCACCTTCTTCATGTGCGGTGCGGCGGCGCTCCAGGCGCTCGGCGTTGCAGGGCCCGTTGCCGCGCAGCACCTCGAAGAACTCGTCCCAATCGATCTCGCCGATCACGTACTGACCGGTCTCCTCGTCGAACCGCAGGTCGGGATCGGGCAGCGTGACGCCGAGGATCTCGGCCTGCGGCACCAGCATCCCGACGAAGCGCTGGCGCAGATCGTCGTTCGAGAACCGCTTGATCTTCCACTTCATCGACTGCGCGGAGTTCGGCGACTGCTCATCCGGCGGACCGAACATCGCCAGGCTCGGCCAGTACCAGCGGTTCACGGCATCCTGCGCCATCTGCCGCTGCTCTTCGGAGCCCTGCATGAGGCTGAGCAGGATCTCGAACCCCTGGCGCTGGTGGAACGACTCCTCCTTGCAGACGCGCACCATCGCGCGGCCGTACGGACCGTACGACGCCCGGCACAGCGGCACCTGGTTGACGATCGCGGCGCCGTCGACGAGCCAGCCGATCGCGCCCATGTCGGCCCAGGTCGGGGTGGGGTAGTTGAAGATCGAGGAATACTTGGCCTTGCCGCTGATGAGCTGGTCCATCATCTCGTCGCGGGTGATGCCGAGGGTCTGCGCGGCGGAGTAGAGGTAGAGCCCGTGCCCGGCCTCGTCCTGCACCTTCGCCATCAGGATCGCCTTGCGCTTGAGGCTCGGGGCGCGCGTGATCCAGTTGCCTTCGGGCTGCATCCCGATGATCTCGGAGTGCGCGTGCTGCGAGATCTGACGGATCAGCGTCTTGCGGTACGCCTCGGGCATCCAGTCGCGGGGCTCGATGCGCTGTTCATTCGCGATGAGCTCATCGAACAGGCGCTCCTCGTCGGAGATCTCGCCCGATACGAGGCTGAGGTCTGCAGGGCTGGTCATCATCGACTCCTCATCCTCCGATCTTTACTGACCGGTCGTTGAGTAATTCTGACATGACGATGCGCGACACGCAAGACGCGACGCTCAGCGAGAGCGGGAGACCAGCTCGAGAAGAGCCCTGCCGTAGGCCTCGGCGGGATCGGGATGTTCGAACCGGAGCGTCTCGCCGGCGAGCTCGATCTCGACCAGGAACGTGTCGGTCAACCGGGACAGGCGGCGGAAGGTCCCGCGCAGGAGATCGCGAAGCTGATCCTCCCTGGGCAGCCAGACGGCGTCGGCGAGCGTGACCGCGTCGAGCGCCCACTCGGTGGTGCCGTTGAACGCCAGATCGGTGCCGCTCGGTGTCTGACGGGCCTCGATGGTCATGGCACTGACGGTGAAGACGTCGGCCTCGGCTTCGAGCTCGATCTCCTCCGGCAGGTCGAGCTGGAACCGGTCCCCATCGGCCGGATGCCACACCAGACCCGCATCACGCAGGGCGACGGCGAGTTCTCGGGTGATCACAGCTCCACGCTAGACGACCGCGTGCGCGCGGGGGCCGCGCGGGGCATGTCGGTGGAGTGGGGCAGAGTGGGGTCATGGTCTCCACTGCTCCGTCCGACACCCGCGAGGGCGACACCCGAGGAGCCGCGCTCGCCGCGCTGCGGGAACTCGTCGGTCGCGCCGATGCCGACTTCCACGACGGGCAGTACGAGGCGATCGAGGCTCTGGTCGCCGGCAGGCGTCGCGCGCTGGTCGTGCAGCGCACCGGATGGGGCAAGTCGGCGGTGTACTTCGTGGCCACCCTGTTGCTGCGGCGACAGGGGGCCGGGCCCACGGTGCTGGTCTCGCCGCTGCTGGCGCTCATGCGCGACCAGATCTCCGCGGCCGAGCGTGCCGGTGTGCGTGCGGTCGCGATCAACTCCACCAACGCCCACGAGTGGAGCGATGTGCTGACGCGGCTCGATCGCGATGAGGTCGACGTGCTGCTGGTCTCGCCCGAGCGCTTGAACAACCCGTCCTTCCGTGAGGAGCAGCTGCCGGCGCTCGTCGGCCGCATCGGCATGCTGGTCGTCGACGAGGCGCACTGCATCAGCGATTGGGGACACGACTTCCGTCCCGACTATCGGCGGCTGCGCGACCTGATCGCGCAGATGCCCGCCGATGTGCCGGTGCTCGCGACCACGGCGACCGCGAACGGCCGCGTCGTGGCCGATGTCGCAGAGCAGCTGGACAGTCTGCACGGTGGCGGTGAGGCAGGAACGGCCGAGGTGCTCACGATCCGTGGCCCGCTCGCCCGCACCTCGCTGCGCCTCGGTGTGCTGCGGCTGCGCGACTCGGCAAGCCGACTCGCCTGGCTGCTCAGCCACCTCGACGACCTTCCGGGCTCCGGCATCATCTACACCCTGACCGTCGCCGCCGCGGTCGACACCGCCCGACTGCTGCGCGAGCACGGTCACGATGTGCGTGCCTACACCGGCCAGACCGACACCGACGAGCGCGCCGAGTCCGAGGGGATGCTGAAGCGCAACGAGGTCAAGGCGCTCGTCGCGACCAGCGCCCTCGGCATGGGCTTCGACAAGCCCGATCTCGGGTTCGTGCTGCACCTGGGCGCACCGTCGTCGCCCGTGGCCTACTACCAGCAGGTCGGTCGTGCGGGCCGTGCCAGCGAGAGCGCCGACGTGCTCCTGCTGCCGGGGGTGGAGGACCGCGACATCTGGCACTACTTCGCGACCGCGTCGATGCCCGACCGGGAGCGCGCGGAGCGAGTGATCACGGCGCTCGGCGACACCCCGATCTCGACGCCGGCGCTCGAAGCCATGGTCGACATCCGCCGCACACCGCTCGAGTTGCTGCTGAAGGTGCTCGATGTCGACGGCGCCGTGCGACGCGTGCAGGGCGGGTGGGTCGCCACGGGCGAGCCCTGGGCCTACGACGCCGAGAGGTACGAGCGCATCGCGGCCGAACGCGTCGCCGAGCAGCAGCACATGCTCGACTACGAGAAGACCGAGGGCTGCCGGATGGAGTTCCTGCAGCGCTCGCTCGACGACGAGACCGCGGCGCCGTGCGGTCGCTGCGACAACTGCGCCGGCGGATGGTTCCCCCGCGAGATCGGTGCGGCGGCCACCACCCAGGCGTCGGAGTCGCTCGACCGGGTCGGTGTGCCGATCGAGCCGCGTCGCGCCTGGCCGACCGGCGCCGATCGCCTGGATGTGCCGGTGCGGGGTCGCATCCCCGCGGACGAGCAGGCGGGCGAGGGGAGGGCGCTCGCCCGCCTCACCGACCTCGGTTGGGGAGGCGCGCTGCGCGAGATCTTCGCGGCAGGCGCTCCGGATGCCCCGGTGTCGCCGCAACTGCTCGCCGCCTGCGTCCGCGTGCTCGCCGGGTGGACGTGGGAACAGCGCCCGGTGGCGGTGGTCGCGATGCCGTCGCGGTCGCATCCGCAGCTCGTCGACTCGCTCGCCCGCGGTCTCGCCGAGGTCGGGCGTCTGCCGTTCCTCGGCGCGCTCGCACCCGCGGGCGGCGGACCGAGCGGACAGCCCGGCGGCAACAGCGTGTTCCGACTTGCGGGCCTCTGGGATCGACTGAGTGCCGAGCATCTCGAGGTTCCGGCAGGGCCCATGCTGATCGTCGACGATCTGGTCGACAGCCGGTGGACCGTGACGGTCGCGGCGCGCACACTCCGTCGGGCGGGCGCGACGGCGGTGCTGCCCTTCACTCTCGCGCTGCGCGGGTGACCCCGGCCGTCGCGGCCTCAGCGCAGGTCGTAGACGCGCTTGTACTTGCCTTCGCTGCGCGGTAGGGCCCCCGGTTCTTCCAGGTGCACGTCGACGGTCGTGCCCACGTGCACCTTGATGCGCTGCTGCAGCACGGCGGCCGCCGCCTCGCACACCTCTCGATCGAGCTGCGGATGCCGTTCGATCCGCACGGTCATCGAGTCCATCCGGCTCTCGCGGCGCAGCTCCAGCACGAAGTGCGGCGTCAGGGTCTCGATGCCCATCACGAGCTCCTCGATCTGCGTGGGGAAGAGGTTCACGCCGCGAAGGATGATCATGTCGTCGTTGCGTCCCGTGATCTTCTCGATCCGCCGTGCGGCCGGGAAGGTCGTGCCGGGCAGGAGTCGGGTGAGATCGCGGGTGCGGTAGCGGATGACCGGGAACGCCTCCTTCGTGAGCGAGGTGAAGACGAGCTCTCCGAGTTCGCCATCCACCACCGGTTCGCCCGATTCCGCGTCGATCGTCTCCGGGAGGAAGTGGTCCTCCCAGATGTGCGGGCCGTCCTTGGTGAGCACGCTCTCACTCGCGACACCCGGCCCCATCACCTCGCTGAGCCCGTAGATGTCGACCGCGTCGAGGTTCATGCGTCGCTCGATCTCGCGGCGCATCTCGTTCGTCCAGGGCTCAGCCCCGAGCACGGCGATGCGCAGCGACGTCGAGCGCGGATCGATACCCGCCTCCTCCATCGCGTCGGCGATGGTCAGCAGGTAGCTCGGTGTGCACAGGATCGCGTCCGGCTCGAAGTCGTGGATCATCTGCACCTGGCGGGCGGTCTGACCACCCGACATCGGGATCACGGTCGCGCCGAGCCGTTCGATCCCTGCATGCGCCCCGAGTCCACCCGTGAACAGACCGTAGCCGTAGGCGTTGTGCACGCGCATACCGGGTCGGATGCCGGCGGCGTGCAGCGAGCGGGCGATGAGATCGGCCCAGCGGTCCAGGTCACCCTGCGTGTAGGCGACCACGGTCGGGCGTCCGGTGGTGCCCGACGAGGCATGCACCCGCCGTACCTCCGCCATCGGCACCGCGACCATGCCGAACGGATACGTCTCGCGCAGATCGGCCTTGGTCGTGAACGGCAGTCGGCGGATGTCGGCGAGCGTCCGGATGTCGTCGGGCGTGACGCCGTGCTCCGTGAACCGGCGATGGTAGTGCGGCACGTTCTCGTACGCGTGGCGCACGGTCCACTGCAGGCGCCGCAGCTGGAGCTCTGCGAGCTCGGCGTGCGAGTGCAGCACGGATTCGCCGGCACCGGTCAGCAGTTCGATCGTCGTCATCGTGACTCCTTCATCACTTTCCCCGGTCCGCAGCGGTGCGGACGCAGGACGGTTCATCGTCATCTCATCAATCGGTCAGGGGGTTCGGTCCGCGGTGTGCGTACAGGCCTGTGCCCCATGCGCACGATGCCCGCGTTTCGGCACTCGTGGCCTGTACAGGCCGCGGCGAGCGTTTCTAGGCTCGGGGCAACCGGACAGAGCAGTCCGCGGAATGAGGAGGATGCTGTGACCACGACGACGACGATCCTGGAAGCCGTCAGCGTGCCCGAGAGCGTGGGCCGCGCGATCCCGGATGCCGCCACGAGAGAGACCATCGGCTATGCGCCGGTCTACACGGTCGCCGACCTGAACGATGCGGTCGCGGCCGCACGCGCGGCGCAGCCGGCCTGGGCCGCGATCGGCCACGCGGAGCGCAGCCGCATCCTGCACGCGATCGCGGATGACCTCGAGGCGCACAGCGAGGAACTCGCGGTGCTGCTGTCGCGGGAGCAGGGCAAGCCGCTGAACGGACCCAACGCCCGTTTCGAGGTGGGTGCCTGTGCACTCTGGACCCGTACGGCCGCCGACACCGCGATCGAGCCGGAGGTCGTGTTCGAGGCGGGGGAGTCCCGCGCCGAGGTGCACTACGACCCTCTGGGTGTGGTCGGCGCGATCGGCCCGTGGAACTGGCCCATGATGATCACGGTCTGGCAGATCGCCCCCTCGCTGCGGATGGGCAACACCGTGGTGGTGAAGCCCAGCGAGTACACGCCGCTGTCGGTGCTCGCGCTCGCCGAGATCTACAACCGGCACCTGCCGGCCGGCGTGCTCACGGTCATCTCCGGAGACCGCGAGGTCGGCGCGGCCATCGCGGCGCACCCCGATCTCGACAAGATCATGTTCACCGGGTCGACGGCCACCGGTCGTCGCATCGTCGAGGCCTCCGCGGGAAGTCTCGCGCGGCTCACGCTCGAGCTCGGCGGCAACGACGCGGGGATCATCCTGCCGGGCACCGACATCGAGGCGATCGCCGAGAATCTGTTCTGGGGCATCTTCATCAACACCGGGCAGACCTGCGCCGCACTCAAGCGCCTCTACGTGCACGACTCGCAGTACGAGCAGGTCGTCGACACGCTCGCCCAGCTGGCGCGCACCATGCCACTGGGCAACGGTCTCGACGAGGCCAACGTGCTGGGGCCGCTGCAGAACGAGAAGCAGTTCGACATCGTCGCCGCACTCGTCGACGATGCCAGGGCGAACGGCGCGCGCATCGTCGCCGGCGGCGCCGCGGCCCCCGAGCACGGTCCGCTCTTCTACCAGACCACGGTCGTCGCGGACATCGCCGACGGCGCGCGCCTGGTCGACGAGGAGCAGTTCGGACCGGTCATCCCGGTCATCCGCTACTCGGACGTCGACGACGCCGTGCGCCGGGCCAACGCCTCTGCACAGGGGCTCGGCGGATCGGTCTGGTCGCAGGACGTCGATGCCGCGACCGAGGTCGCCCGACGTGTGCAAGCGGGCACGGTGTGGATCAACCAGCACGGTGCGATCAACCCGCACGTGCCCTTCGGCGGCATCAAGGCGTCGGGTTACGGGCAGGAGTTCGGAGTCGCCGGGCTGAAGGCCGTCTCGGCGCCGAAGGTCATCCAGCGCTGAGAGGCGCAGGCGCGTGAGGGCGGAGGGATCGCTCCCTCCGCCCTCTCGCTGCACCCGCGCGATCCACACCGGGTCACTCCGCGGGGCGACGGTCGGTCGTCAGCGAGCGGCCGCGTACCTCGGCGACCACGTCGCCCGTGTCATCCGTGACCGTGATGTCGTAGACCCCGGCACGGCCGGTGACGGTGCGGCGACGCGCGTGTGCGGTCAGACGCTGCCCCGCGGTCGTCGATTTCACGAACACGATGTCGGCGCCGGCGGCGACCGTGACCCGCTCGTCTTCGTTGCAGGCGATCGCGAAGGCCGTGTCGGCGAGCGTGAACACGAAGCCGCCGTGCGTGATGGCGTGGCCGTTGAGCATGTCTTCGCGCACGAGCATCGAGACGACGGCCTCGCCCGGCTCGTCCTTCTCGACGGTCATGCCCAGCAGTGCCGACGCGCGGTCCCGCTGCATCATCGGACGCAGGGTCACGCTGCCGCTCCGGTCGAGGGCTGGGCGCCAGCGGGGGCGAGCTCCTTGGCGACCAGGGTGAGCACGTCGTACTCGGCCACCACCTCATCGCGTTCGTTGCGGATCACGGCGTCCCAGCGCACCTCGCCGTATTCGTCGGTCTCCCGCGGCGTGATCTGCTTCGCGGTCAGCGCCACCCGGATGCGGTCGCCCGGCGAGACCGGCGTGATGAAGCGCAGGTTCTCGAGCCCGGAGTTGGCGAGCACGGGGCCGGGAGCCGGATCGACGAAGAGTCCTGCCGCCCACGACACCAGCAGGTAGCCGTGCGCGACCCGACCGGGGAAGAACGGATTCGCGGCCGCCGCGGCCTCGTCCATATGGGCGTAGAACGTGTCGCCGGTGAAGTGCGCGAAGGTCTCGATGTCGGCGAGGGTGACCTCGCGCTCGGCGGAGTCGACGCGGTCGCCGATCCGCAGCTCGGCGAGCGACTTGCGGAACGGATGGGTGCCGGTCGCGTCGGCATCGGCGCCGGCGTGCCACACCCCGGTGATCGCGGTCAGCATGCGCGGGGAGCCCTGCACCGCAGTGCGCTGCATGTAGTGCAGCACAGCCCGGATTCCGCCCAGCTCCTCGCCGCCGCCCGCGCGGCCGGGGCCGCCGTGCACCAGGTGCGGCACGGGGGCCCCATGCCCGGTGGAACTGCGGGCGTCGTCGCGGTCGAGGAACAGTACGCGGCCGTTGAACGCGCCGATGCGCGAAATCAGCTCCGCGGCGGTCTGCGGATCGTGCGTCGCGACACTGGTCACGAGCGACCCTCCGCCGCGTCCGACCAGCTCAGCGGCCTCGGCGAGCGAGGAGTAGGTGAGCACGCTCGTGACCGGACCGAACGCCTCCACCTCGTGGGCGGCATCGGGGGCCGGGCCGTCGAAGCCGATCACGAGGGGGGAGAGGAAGGCGCCGTCCTCGGCCGCACCCACGGTGCCGTCGGCGCGCGTCACATCGGGGCGATCGGTCGAACCGATCAGCAGGGTGCCACCGGCATCCTGCAGCACGCCGACCTGGTGCAGCACCTCATCGCGCTGTGCGACCGATACCAGGGGGCCGAGGGTGACGCCCTCCGCGCGGGGATCGCCGATCACGACGCGCGCGTCCATGCTCGCCTGCAGCGCTGCGACCAGGTCGTCGCGGGATCCCACCGGCACGATCGCCCGGCGGATCGCGGTGCACTTCTGTCCGGCCTTGGTCGTGAGCTCGACCATCAGCTGACGCACGTAGGCGTCGAACTCGGGGGTGCCGGCGGTGGCATCCGGCGCGAGCACCGAGGCGTTGATCGAGTCCGTCTCGCTCGTGAACCGCACCGCCGGGTCGACCTGGCCACGCAGGCGCGCGGCGGTGGTCGCGCTGCCGGTGAAGCCGACCGTGTCGCCGAGCGTGAGCCGGCCGAGCAGATCGTGCACGCCGCCACTGATCAGCTGCAGCGAGCCGGCAGGCAGCAGTCCGGAGTCGACCAGGATGCGTACCCAGGCCTCGGCCACGTACGCGGTGGGCGTCGCGGGCTTCACGATCGACGGCACTCCGGCGAGGAAGGCCGGGGCGAACTTCTCCAGCGCCCCCCACATCGGGAAGTTGAACGCGTTGATCTGCAGCGCGACACCGGGCAGACGCGT
This window harbors:
- the paaI gene encoding hydroxyphenylacetyl-CoA thioesterase PaaI — encoded protein: MMQRDRASALLGMTVEKDEPGEAVVSMLVREDMLNGHAITHGGFVFTLADTAFAIACNEDERVTVAAGADIVFVKSTTAGQRLTAHARRRTVTGRAGVYDITVTDDTGDVVAEVRGRSLTTDRRPAE
- the paaK gene encoding phenylacetate--CoA ligase PaaK, which encodes MTTIELLTGAGESVLHSHAELAELQLRRLQWTVRHAYENVPHYHRRFTEHGVTPDDIRTLADIRRLPFTTKADLRETYPFGMVAVPMAEVRRVHASSGTTGRPTVVAYTQGDLDRWADLIARSLHAAGIRPGMRVHNAYGYGLFTGGLGAHAGIERLGATVIPMSGGQTARQVQMIHDFEPDAILCTPSYLLTIADAMEEAGIDPRSTSLRIAVLGAEPWTNEMRREIERRMNLDAVDIYGLSEVMGPGVASESVLTKDGPHIWEDHFLPETIDAESGEPVVDGELGELVFTSLTKEAFPVIRYRTRDLTRLLPGTTFPAARRIEKITGRNDDMIILRGVNLFPTQIEELVMGIETLTPHFVLELRRESRMDSMTVRIERHPQLDREVCEAAAAVLQQRIKVHVGTTVDVHLEEPGALPRSEGKYKRVYDLR
- the paaZ gene encoding phenylacetic acid degradation bifunctional protein PaaZ, producing the protein MTTAILPSYVGDAWWAPETDPDATVVRDASTGEAVAAISTRGLDVEAVLRHARTVGQQSLGALTFHQRAVLLKQFAIELTAHKEELYELSTRSGSTRRDSLNDIDGGIGVLFTYSSKGRREMPNSQVYLDGAIEPLSKDGSFLGRHIYTRLPGVALQINAFNFPMWGALEKFAPAFLAGVPSIVKPATPTAYVAEAWVRILVDSGLLPAGSLQLISGGVHDLLGRLTLGDTVGFTGSATTAARLRGQVDPAVRFTSETDSINASVLAPDATAGTPEFDAYVRQLMVELTTKAGQKCTAIRRAIVPVGSRDDLVAALQASMDARVVIGDPRAEGVTLGPLVSVAQRDEVLHQVGVLQDAGGTLLIGSTDRPDVTRADGTVGAAEDGAFLSPLVIGFDGPAPDAAHEVEAFGPVTSVLTYSSLAEAAELVGRGGGSLVTSVATHDPQTAAELISRIGAFNGRVLFLDRDDARSSTGHGAPVPHLVHGGPGRAGGGEELGGIRAVLHYMQRTAVQGSPRMLTAITGVWHAGADADATGTHPFRKSLAELRIGDRVDSAEREVTLADIETFAHFTGDTFYAHMDEAAAAANPFFPGRVAHGYLLVSWAAGLFVDPAPGPVLANSGLENLRFITPVSPGDRIRVALTAKQITPRETDEYGEVRWDAVIRNERDEVVAEYDVLTLVAKELAPAGAQPSTGAAA
- a CDS encoding aldehyde dehydrogenase family protein; the protein is MTTTTTILEAVSVPESVGRAIPDAATRETIGYAPVYTVADLNDAVAAARAAQPAWAAIGHAERSRILHAIADDLEAHSEELAVLLSREQGKPLNGPNARFEVGACALWTRTAADTAIEPEVVFEAGESRAEVHYDPLGVVGAIGPWNWPMMITVWQIAPSLRMGNTVVVKPSEYTPLSVLALAEIYNRHLPAGVLTVISGDREVGAAIAAHPDLDKIMFTGSTATGRRIVEASAGSLARLTLELGGNDAGIILPGTDIEAIAENLFWGIFINTGQTCAALKRLYVHDSQYEQVVDTLAQLARTMPLGNGLDEANVLGPLQNEKQFDIVAALVDDARANGARIVAGGAAAPEHGPLFYQTTVVADIADGARLVDEEQFGPVIPVIRYSDVDDAVRRANASAQGLGGSVWSQDVDAATEVARRVQAGTVWINQHGAINPHVPFGGIKASGYGQEFGVAGLKAVSAPKVIQR
- a CDS encoding RecQ family ATP-dependent DNA helicase; protein product: MVSTAPSDTREGDTRGAALAALRELVGRADADFHDGQYEAIEALVAGRRRALVVQRTGWGKSAVYFVATLLLRRQGAGPTVLVSPLLALMRDQISAAERAGVRAVAINSTNAHEWSDVLTRLDRDEVDVLLVSPERLNNPSFREEQLPALVGRIGMLVVDEAHCISDWGHDFRPDYRRLRDLIAQMPADVPVLATTATANGRVVADVAEQLDSLHGGGEAGTAEVLTIRGPLARTSLRLGVLRLRDSASRLAWLLSHLDDLPGSGIIYTLTVAAAVDTARLLREHGHDVRAYTGQTDTDERAESEGMLKRNEVKALVATSALGMGFDKPDLGFVLHLGAPSSPVAYYQQVGRAGRASESADVLLLPGVEDRDIWHYFATASMPDRERAERVITALGDTPISTPALEAMVDIRRTPLELLLKVLDVDGAVRRVQGGWVATGEPWAYDAERYERIAAERVAEQQHMLDYEKTEGCRMEFLQRSLDDETAAPCGRCDNCAGGWFPREIGAAATTQASESLDRVGVPIEPRRAWPTGADRLDVPVRGRIPADEQAGEGRALARLTDLGWGGALREIFAAGAPDAPVSPQLLAACVRVLAGWTWEQRPVAVVAMPSRSHPQLVDSLARGLAEVGRLPFLGALAPAGGGPSGQPGGNSVFRLAGLWDRLSAEHLEVPAGPMLIVDDLVDSRWTVTVAARTLRRAGATAVLPFTLALRG
- the paaA gene encoding 1,2-phenylacetyl-CoA epoxidase subunit PaaA — its product is MTSPADLSLVSGEISDEERLFDELIANEQRIEPRDWMPEAYRKTLIRQISQHAHSEIIGMQPEGNWITRAPSLKRKAILMAKVQDEAGHGLYLYSAAQTLGITRDEMMDQLISGKAKYSSIFNYPTPTWADMGAIGWLVDGAAIVNQVPLCRASYGPYGRAMVRVCKEESFHQRQGFEILLSLMQGSEEQRQMAQDAVNRWYWPSLAMFGPPDEQSPNSAQSMKWKIKRFSNDDLRQRFVGMLVPQAEILGVTLPDPDLRFDEETGQYVIGEIDWDEFFEVLRGNGPCNAERLERRRTAHEEGAWVREAAAEYARKQAVTSTAVA
- a CDS encoding pilus assembly protein CpaE; protein product: MITRELAVALRDAGLVWHPADGDRFQLDLPEEIELEAEADVFTVSAMTIEARQTPSGTDLAFNGTTEWALDAVTLADAVWLPREDQLRDLLRGTFRRLSRLTDTFLVEIELAGETLRFEHPDPAEAYGRALLELVSRSR
- the paaC gene encoding 1,2-phenylacetyl-CoA epoxidase subunit PaaC; its protein translation is MTLRQAQGPIPEADAHGDVSVDELQLSQELSGVGAVAASADIAEYALRLGDDALILSQQLGAWISRAPELEEDVALGNIALDLLGHARSFLHYAGSFDGRSEDDLAFFRDEPAFRCAWIVQQPNGDFAQTIARQFVAATYMFELYSALRASSDATFAAIAEKSLKEVDYHRDHAVQWMLRLAGGTEESRARIIRANADVWPYVDELFRDDELIERLGDAAVRPSSLRPGFDAVVDTVFAEAELSVPAVAASSAGGRHGAHATPLGHILAEMQVLARRHPGATW
- the paaB gene encoding 1,2-phenylacetyl-CoA epoxidase subunit PaaB is translated as MATPGADPSTGSGQAPGTQGRELWPLWEVFVRANRGLSHVHVGSLHAPDAEMAIRNARDLYTRRGEGVSIWVAPADAITTSDPDAKGAYFESPAGKNYRHAVYYTASEGVPHL